Proteins encoded by one window of Pseudonocardia alni:
- the katG gene encoding catalase/peroxidase HPI: MNREQDGGCPVAAGRIAHPTEGGGNQSWWPNQLNLKILRKHAPASDPMEPDFDYAKEFATVDLDELARDVDAVITTSQDWWPADHGSYAGFFIRMAWHSAGTYRTYDGRGGAGAGMQRFAPLNSWPDNGNLDKARRLLWPVKQKWGRKVSWADLMVFAGNRAHEISGFPMFGFAGGRADVWEPEEDVYWGSENVWLGNEARYGGSKDFAHRELEKPLGASHMGLIYVNPEGPDASGDPIAAARDIRETFGRMAMNDEETAALIVGGHTLGKTHGAANPDENGNVGPEPEAADITEQGLGWKQNFRSGKGRDAITSGLEVIWTRTPNRWSHDYLKHLYAYEWELTESPAGAKQFIAKDAPEIIPDPEPGYPNRKPTMLVTDVAMRVDPSYGEITRRWLDNPSEFEDTYRRAWYKLTHRDMGPKERYIGAWVPQEELLWQDPVPAVDHPLVDADDVASIKAKVLESGLSVSDLVKTAWAAASSFRQSDKRGGANGGRIRLEPQLQWEVNDPDTLRTVVSTLESIQSDVNGSLTGGKKISFADLVVLAGAAALEKAAEDGGHDITVPFVPGRTDATQEKTDVESFSYLEPTADGFRNYRGKGHTLPGEFLLVDRANLLGVSAPEMTVLVGGLRVLGANTGGSTAGVFTDKVGTLTNDFFTNLLGSDVQWRSVAGDDDSFEAVDASGNVKWTGTRADLVFGSNSELRAVAEVYASDDAEEKFVRDFVAAWDKVMMADRYDV, translated from the coding sequence ATGAACCGCGAGCAGGACGGCGGTTGCCCCGTCGCCGCCGGCCGCATCGCGCACCCCACCGAGGGTGGCGGCAACCAGAGCTGGTGGCCGAACCAGCTCAACCTGAAGATCCTGCGCAAGCACGCCCCCGCCTCGGACCCGATGGAGCCGGACTTCGACTACGCGAAGGAGTTCGCGACCGTCGACCTGGACGAGCTCGCCCGCGACGTCGACGCCGTCATCACCACCTCGCAGGACTGGTGGCCCGCCGACCACGGCAGCTACGCCGGGTTCTTCATCCGGATGGCCTGGCACTCGGCCGGCACCTACCGGACCTACGACGGCCGCGGCGGCGCCGGCGCCGGCATGCAGCGCTTCGCCCCGCTGAACAGCTGGCCGGACAACGGCAACCTGGACAAGGCCCGCCGTCTGCTGTGGCCGGTCAAGCAGAAGTGGGGCCGCAAGGTCTCCTGGGCCGACCTGATGGTCTTCGCGGGCAACCGCGCGCACGAGATCTCCGGCTTCCCGATGTTCGGCTTCGCCGGCGGTCGCGCCGACGTGTGGGAGCCCGAGGAGGACGTGTACTGGGGCTCGGAGAACGTCTGGCTGGGCAACGAGGCGCGCTACGGCGGCAGCAAGGACTTCGCCCACCGCGAGCTGGAGAAGCCGCTCGGCGCGTCCCACATGGGTCTGATCTACGTCAACCCGGAGGGCCCCGACGCCAGCGGTGACCCGATCGCCGCGGCCCGCGACATCCGCGAGACCTTCGGCCGGATGGCGATGAACGACGAGGAGACCGCCGCGCTGATCGTCGGCGGCCACACCCTCGGCAAGACCCACGGCGCCGCCAACCCGGACGAGAACGGCAACGTCGGCCCCGAGCCGGAGGCCGCCGACATCACCGAGCAGGGCCTGGGCTGGAAGCAGAACTTCCGGTCCGGCAAGGGCCGTGACGCCATCACCTCCGGGCTCGAGGTCATCTGGACCCGGACCCCGAACCGGTGGAGCCACGACTACCTCAAGCACCTCTACGCCTACGAGTGGGAGCTGACCGAGTCCCCGGCGGGCGCCAAGCAGTTCATCGCCAAGGACGCCCCGGAGATCATCCCCGACCCGGAGCCCGGCTACCCGAACCGCAAGCCGACGATGCTGGTCACCGACGTCGCGATGCGCGTCGACCCGTCCTACGGCGAGATCACCCGCCGCTGGCTGGACAACCCGTCCGAGTTCGAGGACACCTACCGTCGCGCCTGGTACAAGCTGACCCACCGCGACATGGGCCCGAAGGAGCGCTACATCGGCGCCTGGGTGCCGCAGGAGGAGCTCCTGTGGCAGGACCCGGTCCCGGCCGTCGACCACCCGCTGGTGGACGCCGACGACGTCGCGTCGATCAAGGCGAAGGTGCTGGAGTCCGGCCTGTCGGTCAGCGACCTGGTCAAGACCGCCTGGGCCGCGGCCTCGTCGTTCCGCCAGTCGGACAAGCGCGGTGGCGCCAACGGCGGCCGCATCCGTCTCGAGCCGCAGCTGCAGTGGGAGGTCAACGACCCCGACACGCTGCGCACCGTGGTCTCGACGCTGGAGTCGATCCAGTCCGACGTCAACGGCTCGCTCACCGGCGGCAAGAAGATCTCCTTCGCCGACCTGGTCGTCCTGGCCGGTGCCGCGGCGCTGGAGAAGGCCGCCGAGGACGGCGGGCACGACATCACCGTGCCGTTCGTCCCGGGCCGGACCGACGCCACCCAGGAGAAGACCGACGTCGAGTCGTTCTCCTACCTGGAGCCCACCGCGGACGGCTTCCGCAACTACCGCGGCAAGGGCCACACCCTGCCCGGCGAGTTCCTGCTCGTCGACCGCGCGAACCTGCTCGGCGTCTCCGCCCCGGAGATGACCGTGCTGGTCGGCGGCCTGCGTGTGCTGGGCGCCAACACCGGCGGGTCGACGGCCGGCGTGTTCACCGACAAGGTCGGCACGCTGACCAACGACTTCTTCACCAACCTGCTGGGCTCCGATGTCCAGTGGCGTTCGGTCGCCGGTGACGACGACTCCTTCGAGGCCGTCGACGCCTCCGGGAACGTCAAGTGGACCGGCACCCGTGCCGACCTGGTCTTCGGCTCGAACTCCGAGCTGCGCGCCGTCGCCGAGGTCTACGCCTCCGACGACGCGGAGGAGAAGTTCGTCCGCGACTTCGTCGCCGCGTGGGACAAGGTCATGATGGCCGACCGCTACGACGTCTGA
- a CDS encoding alpha/beta hydrolase — protein MTSYLLVPGFWIDATVWDAVADDLRARGHDVAALDLGHDPGATAETRVDEVVTALGDAGAPVVLVAHSGAGPVCAAVAERARGRLAHLVSVDTGPLPDGVAQIDVTPPDAQAATRGTLAEHGALPMPSRAELDAAGSSTAGIPDAVFEDVRARSVAEPPGVVLTGARRGTPDPSLPKTVVACSFAPDDVRELIDAGVPGFAEMGGPEWTLVALPTGHWPMLSEPTGLAGVLDGLE, from the coding sequence ATGACGAGCTACCTCCTGGTCCCCGGTTTCTGGATCGACGCGACGGTGTGGGACGCGGTCGCGGACGACCTGCGCGCCCGCGGGCACGACGTGGCCGCGCTCGACCTCGGCCACGATCCCGGTGCGACCGCGGAGACCCGCGTCGACGAGGTGGTCACCGCCCTCGGTGACGCGGGCGCCCCGGTCGTCCTGGTCGCCCACAGCGGCGCGGGCCCCGTCTGCGCCGCGGTGGCCGAGCGCGCCCGGGGCCGGCTCGCGCACCTCGTGTCCGTCGACACCGGCCCGCTGCCCGACGGCGTCGCGCAGATCGACGTCACCCCGCCCGACGCGCAGGCCGCGACCCGGGGAACCCTCGCCGAGCACGGCGCACTGCCCATGCCGTCCCGCGCCGAGCTCGACGCCGCGGGCAGCAGCACCGCGGGAATCCCCGACGCCGTCTTCGAGGACGTCCGCGCCCGCTCGGTGGCCGAGCCGCCCGGGGTGGTGCTCACCGGCGCGCGTCGCGGGACGCCCGACCCCTCGCTGCCCAAGACCGTCGTGGCCTGCAGCTTCGCCCCCGACGACGTCCGGGAGCTGATCGACGCGGGCGTACCCGGGTTCGCGGAGATGGGCGGTCCGGAGTGGACGCTCGTCGCGCTCCCGACGGGGCACTGGCCGATGTTGTCCGAGCCCACGGGGCTCGCGGGGGTGCTCGACGGACTGGAGTGA
- a CDS encoding DUF5997 family protein: MTRQRSAQTMKPATAAKKLGVLLDATPADFREGVVSRDELDALQADPPEWLRELRTTGPHPRPVVADRLGVSISGLARAGITEPLTTEQIAAIKSEEPEWLARERATRAESQREAARLKAQQQKK, from the coding sequence ATGACGCGCCAGAGGTCCGCACAGACGATGAAGCCCGCGACCGCGGCGAAGAAGCTCGGCGTGCTCCTCGACGCCACCCCGGCGGACTTCCGCGAGGGGGTCGTCTCGCGCGACGAGCTCGACGCCCTGCAGGCCGACCCGCCGGAGTGGCTGCGTGAGCTGCGCACCACCGGGCCGCACCCGCGCCCGGTCGTCGCCGATCGGCTCGGGGTGTCGATCTCGGGGCTCGCCCGCGCCGGGATCACCGAGCCGCTGACCACCGAGCAGATCGCCGCGATCAAGTCCGAGGAGCCGGAGTGGCTCGCGCGCGAGCGCGCCACCCGCGCCGAGAGCCAGCGCGAGGCCGCGCGGTTGAAGGCGCAGCAGCAGAAGAAGTAG
- a CDS encoding LysR substrate-binding domain-containing protein encodes MTATSFHLGYVPGVTPGKWTRMWAERRPGVPLELHTVTAAEAADLVRAGTVDAAVARLPIDRTGLHAIPLYTETTVVVVPKEHVVTAADEVTVADLADEIVLRTGDDTLDWPGGPPGRAAEHAPPTTAEAVEIVAAGVGVLVVPQSLARLHHRRDLTYRPLVDAPGSGVALTWPDAENSDLMEEFIGIVRGRSAHSTRTRRSETPAAPAPRPPSTAGRRRPARRRR; translated from the coding sequence GTGACCGCCACGTCCTTCCACCTCGGCTACGTCCCGGGCGTCACGCCCGGCAAGTGGACCCGGATGTGGGCCGAGCGCCGCCCCGGGGTCCCCCTGGAGCTGCACACGGTGACCGCCGCCGAGGCCGCGGACCTGGTCCGCGCGGGCACGGTGGACGCCGCCGTCGCCCGGCTGCCGATCGACCGGACCGGGCTGCACGCGATCCCGCTCTACACCGAGACCACCGTGGTGGTCGTCCCGAAGGAGCACGTGGTGACCGCGGCCGACGAGGTGACCGTCGCCGACCTGGCCGACGAGATCGTCCTGCGCACCGGCGACGACACGCTCGACTGGCCCGGCGGGCCGCCCGGCCGGGCCGCGGAGCACGCCCCGCCGACGACGGCCGAGGCGGTCGAGATCGTCGCCGCGGGGGTCGGGGTGCTGGTCGTCCCGCAGTCGCTGGCCCGGCTGCACCACCGCCGGGACCTCACCTACCGGCCGCTGGTCGACGCCCCGGGCTCCGGCGTCGCGCTGACCTGGCCGGACGCGGAGAACAGCGACCTGATGGAGGAGTTCATCGGGATCGTGCGCGGCCGCTCGGCGCACAGCACCCGGACCCGCCGCAGCGAGACCCCGGCGGCACCGGCACCGCGCCCCCCGTCGACGGCGGGGAGGCGGCGACCGGCCCGGCGTCGCCGCTAG
- a CDS encoding acyl-CoA desaturase: MTLEAAPPRSTSAKRTPAPIVDGQRPPGAMFLVGLFVVLPTLALFAAVPLAWGWGLGWVDVALFVVFYLVSGLGVTVGFHRYFTHGSFKANRPLRIALAIAGSISLQGSVLDWVGDHRRHHAFSDKEGDPHSPWLYGTGAKALVKGFWHSHMGWIFNRDLTNMKRFAPDLLTDRDMMRVEKAFPLIVVFSLAGPALVGGLVTMSWWGAFTAFFWAGLVRVAVLHHVTWSINSICHIWGERPFASRDKSANVWWLAVLSFGESWHNLHHADPTCARHGVKKGQIDISAVVIRGFEKLGWATAVRWPTTRRLEKLSKKPAATAA; this comes from the coding sequence ATGACGCTCGAGGCCGCACCCCCCCGCAGCACGTCCGCGAAGCGGACGCCCGCGCCGATCGTCGACGGGCAGCGCCCGCCCGGCGCGATGTTCCTGGTCGGACTGTTCGTCGTCCTCCCGACGCTCGCGCTGTTCGCCGCCGTCCCGCTCGCGTGGGGCTGGGGCCTCGGGTGGGTCGACGTCGCGCTGTTCGTCGTGTTCTACCTGGTCAGCGGCCTGGGCGTGACGGTCGGTTTCCACCGCTACTTCACCCACGGCTCGTTCAAGGCGAACCGGCCGCTGCGGATCGCGTTGGCGATCGCCGGCAGCATCTCGCTCCAGGGCAGCGTGCTCGACTGGGTCGGCGACCACCGCCGGCACCACGCGTTCTCCGACAAGGAGGGCGACCCGCACTCGCCGTGGCTCTACGGCACCGGCGCGAAGGCGCTGGTCAAGGGCTTCTGGCACTCGCACATGGGCTGGATCTTCAACCGCGACCTCACGAACATGAAGCGGTTCGCCCCGGACCTGCTCACCGACCGCGACATGATGCGCGTGGAGAAGGCGTTCCCGTTGATCGTCGTGTTCAGCCTGGCGGGCCCGGCGCTCGTCGGCGGCCTGGTCACCATGTCCTGGTGGGGCGCGTTCACCGCGTTCTTCTGGGCCGGCCTGGTCCGCGTCGCGGTGCTGCACCACGTCACCTGGTCGATCAACTCGATCTGCCACATCTGGGGCGAGCGCCCCTTCGCCTCCCGTGACAAGTCCGCCAACGTCTGGTGGCTGGCGGTCCTGTCCTTCGGCGAGTCCTGGCACAACCTGCACCACGCCGACCCGACCTGCGCCCGGCACGGTGTGAAGAAGGGCCAGATCGACATCTCGGCCGTCGTCATCCGGGGCTTCGAGAAGCTCGGCTGGGCGACCGCGGTCCGCTGGCCCACCACGCGCCGCCTCGAGAAGCTCTCGAAGAAGCCGGCCGCCACCGCGGCCTGA
- a CDS encoding LLM class F420-dependent oxidoreductase, protein MKLSTVLPYGDDPIRNADAVTDMERAGLDVVWAAEAYSFDAVSLLGYLAARTERLEIGSAILPIYSRTPTLTAMTAAGLDALSDGRFSLGLGASGPQVIEGFHGVAYDKPIGRTREIIEICRKVWKREEKLTNDGLYPIPLPGGTGLGKPLKIINHPKRADIPIWVAALGEKNLQMTAELANGWLPHVVLPEKIQEVFGPALEAGYAKRAPELGPLQITGGGIVALEEEFFEPARQAARGLYALYIGGMGARGKNFYNTVFAKQGYADAAKTVQDLYLDGKKEEAMAALPDDFIDKVTLIGSEGHVRERIAALQENGITHLHVNPMTDDVNHTFEKLKTWMS, encoded by the coding sequence GTGAAGCTCTCCACCGTCCTCCCCTACGGCGACGACCCGATCCGCAACGCGGACGCCGTCACCGACATGGAACGCGCCGGCCTCGACGTCGTCTGGGCCGCCGAGGCCTACTCCTTCGACGCCGTCTCCCTGCTCGGCTACCTCGCCGCACGCACCGAGCGGCTCGAGATCGGCTCGGCGATCCTGCCCATCTACTCGCGCACCCCGACCCTGACCGCGATGACCGCGGCCGGCCTCGACGCCCTGTCCGACGGCCGGTTCAGCCTCGGCCTCGGCGCATCCGGCCCGCAGGTCATCGAAGGCTTCCACGGCGTCGCCTACGACAAGCCGATCGGGCGCACCCGGGAGATCATCGAGATCTGCCGCAAGGTCTGGAAGCGGGAGGAGAAGCTCACCAACGACGGGCTCTACCCGATCCCGCTGCCCGGAGGAACCGGCCTCGGCAAGCCGCTGAAGATCATCAACCACCCCAAGCGCGCCGACATCCCGATCTGGGTGGCCGCGCTGGGCGAGAAGAACCTGCAGATGACCGCCGAACTCGCGAACGGCTGGCTGCCGCACGTCGTGCTGCCGGAGAAGATCCAGGAGGTCTTCGGGCCCGCCCTCGAGGCCGGCTACGCCAAGCGCGCCCCCGAGCTGGGCCCCCTGCAGATCACCGGCGGCGGGATCGTCGCGCTCGAGGAGGAGTTCTTCGAGCCGGCCCGCCAGGCCGCCCGCGGCCTCTACGCGCTCTACATCGGCGGCATGGGCGCGCGCGGCAAGAACTTCTACAACACCGTCTTCGCCAAGCAGGGCTACGCCGACGCGGCGAAGACCGTGCAGGACCTCTACCTGGACGGGAAGAAGGAGGAGGCCATGGCCGCGCTCCCGGACGATTTCATCGACAAGGTCACCCTGATCGGCTCCGAGGGCCACGTCCGCGAGCGGATCGCGGCGCTGCAGGAGAACGGGATCACCCACCTGCACGTGAACCCGATGACCGACGACGTGAACCACACGTTCGAGAAGCTCAAGACCTGGATGTCGTAG
- a CDS encoding flavin-containing monooxygenase has translation MVDSAVGQDVVPEEFDAVVVGAGFAGLYMLHRLRGLGMSAVVLERADGVGGTWYWNRYPGARCDSESYYYCYSFDSALEQEWTWTERYPRQPEIRAYLDHVADRFDLRRDIRLSTTVTGARADADGRGWTVSVEDGPDLCCRFLVTAVGCLSAANVPDLPGLDDFAGRWFHTGSWPHGGVDVAGRRVGVVGTGSTGIQAIPVLAEQAAHLTVFQRTPNYSIPARNAPLTEDESRTYKADYDRIRGIQAGSTNGHPFTIDDRSALDDPDDERDRVYRAAWERGGLRFRAAYRDLLADEAANATASEFIRDRIREVVEDPATAEALLPHDHGFATKRPPIDTHYFETYNRDDVTLVDVRADPVEAVEPGGLRLRSGALHELDDLVFATGFDALTGPLLRLDPVGPDGTALSDAWREGPRTYLGLAVSGFPNLFTVTGPFSPSVLTNMPTSIEQHVDWIAGCLAHLRATGRDRIEADPAAEHDWGEHNRAAADATLLPRAASSWYLGANVPGKPSVFMPYAGGFARYAATCADVAADGYRGFRLSGRGPAA, from the coding sequence ATGGTCGACAGCGCTGTTGGTCAGGACGTCGTCCCCGAGGAGTTCGACGCGGTCGTGGTCGGAGCCGGGTTCGCCGGGCTCTACATGCTGCACCGTCTGCGCGGGCTCGGGATGTCCGCCGTCGTGCTGGAACGCGCCGACGGCGTCGGCGGGACCTGGTACTGGAACCGCTACCCGGGCGCGCGGTGCGACTCGGAGAGCTACTACTACTGCTACTCCTTCGACTCCGCGCTGGAGCAGGAGTGGACCTGGACGGAGCGCTACCCGCGCCAGCCGGAGATCAGGGCCTACCTGGACCACGTCGCCGACCGGTTCGACCTGCGCCGTGACATCCGGCTCTCGACCACCGTCACCGGGGCACGCGCCGACGCCGACGGCCGGGGCTGGACCGTGTCCGTCGAGGACGGCCCCGACCTGTGCTGCCGGTTCCTGGTCACCGCGGTCGGCTGTCTGTCCGCGGCGAACGTGCCGGACCTGCCGGGCCTGGACGACTTCGCCGGGCGCTGGTTCCACACCGGCAGCTGGCCGCACGGGGGCGTCGACGTCGCCGGGCGGCGGGTCGGCGTCGTCGGCACCGGCTCGACCGGGATCCAGGCGATCCCGGTGCTGGCCGAGCAGGCAGCGCACCTGACCGTCTTCCAGCGCACCCCGAACTACTCGATCCCGGCCCGCAACGCACCCCTGACCGAGGACGAGTCGCGCACCTACAAGGCCGACTACGACCGCATCCGCGGGATCCAGGCCGGGTCCACCAACGGGCACCCGTTCACGATCGACGACCGCTCCGCCCTCGACGACCCCGACGACGAGCGCGATCGCGTCTACCGGGCCGCCTGGGAGCGCGGCGGGCTGCGGTTCCGCGCGGCCTACCGGGACCTGCTCGCCGACGAGGCCGCCAACGCCACCGCCTCGGAGTTCATCCGCGACCGGATCCGGGAGGTCGTCGAGGACCCGGCGACCGCCGAGGCGCTGCTCCCGCACGACCACGGCTTCGCCACCAAGCGCCCGCCGATCGACACCCACTACTTCGAGACCTACAACCGCGACGACGTGACGCTCGTCGACGTCCGGGCCGACCCGGTCGAGGCCGTCGAGCCGGGTGGCCTGCGGCTGCGTTCGGGCGCGCTGCACGAGCTGGACGACCTGGTGTTCGCCACCGGCTTCGACGCGCTGACCGGTCCGCTGCTGCGGCTGGACCCGGTCGGCCCGGACGGCACCGCGCTGAGCGACGCCTGGCGCGAGGGCCCCCGGACCTACCTGGGACTGGCCGTGTCCGGCTTCCCGAACCTGTTCACCGTCACCGGGCCGTTCAGCCCGTCGGTGCTCACGAACATGCCGACCTCGATCGAGCAGCACGTCGACTGGATCGCCGGCTGCCTGGCGCACCTGCGCGCGACCGGCCGGGACCGGATCGAGGCCGACCCGGCCGCCGAGCACGACTGGGGCGAGCACAACCGGGCCGCCGCCGACGCGACACTGCTGCCGCGGGCCGCGTCGTCCTGGTACCTGGGCGCGAACGTGCCGGGCAAGCCGAGTGTGTTCATGCCCTACGCCGGCGGGTTCGCCCGCTACGCCGCGACCTGCGCCGACGTCGCCGCCGACGGCTACCGCGGGTTCCGGCTCTCCGGCCGCGGCCCGGCCGCGTGA